In one window of Lynx canadensis isolate LIC74 chromosome A3, mLynCan4.pri.v2, whole genome shotgun sequence DNA:
- the LOC115510962 gene encoding LOW QUALITY PROTEIN: WW domain-binding protein 11-like (The sequence of the model RefSeq protein was modified relative to this genomic sequence to represent the inferred CDS: inserted 2 bases in 1 codon), translating into MGRRSTSSTKSGKFMNPTDQARKEARKRELKKNKKQRMMVRAAVLKMKDPKQIIRDMEKLDEMEFNPVQQPQLNEKVLKDKRKKLRETFERILRLYEKENPDIYKELRKLEVEYEQKRAQLSQYFDAVKNAQHVEVESIPLPDMPHAPSNILIQDIPLPGAQPPSILKKTSAYGPPTRAVSILPLLGHGVPRLPPGRKPPGPPPGPPPPQVLQMYGRKVGFALDLPPRRRDEDMLYSPELAQRGHDEDVSSTSEDDGYPEDMDQDKHDDSTDDSDTDRSDGESEGDEFVHRDDNERDNNEEKKSGLSVRFADMPGKSRKKKKNMKELTPLQAMMLRMAGQEIPEEGREVEEFSEDDDEDDSDDSEAEKQSQKQHKEESLSDGTSAASSQQQAPPQSVPPSQIQAPPMPGPPPLGPPPAPPLRPPGPPTGLPPGPPPGAPPFLRPPGMPGLRGPLPRLLPPGPPPGRPPGPPPGPPPGLPPGPPPRGPPPRLPPPAPPGIPPPRPGMMRPPLVPPLGPAPPGLFPPAXNPGVLSAPPNLIQRPKADDTSAATIEKKATATISAKPQITNPKAEITRFVPTALRVRRENKGAAAAPQRKSEDDSAVPLAKAAPKSGPSVPVSVQTKDDVYEAFMKEMEGLL; encoded by the exons ATGGGACGGAGATCTACATCATCCACCAAGAGTGGAAAATTTATGAACCCTACAGACCAAGCCCGAAAAGAAGCCCGGAAGAGAGaattaaagaagaacaaaaaacagcGCATGATGGTACGAGCTGCAGTTTTAAAGATGAAGGATCCCAAACAGATTATCCGAGACATGGAGAAATTGGATGAAATGGAGTTTAACCCAGTGCAGCAACCACAGTTAAATGAGAAGGTGCTGAAAGACAAGCGTAAAAAGCTGCGTGAAACCTTTGAACGTATTCTACGACTCTATGAAAAAGAGAATCCGGATATTTACAAAGAATTGAGAAAGCTAGAAGTAGAATATGAACAGAAGAGGGCTCAACTTAGCCAATATTTTGATGCTGTCAAGAATGCTCAGCACGTGGAAGTGGAGAGTATTCCCTTGCCAGACATGCCGCATGCTCCTTCCAACATTCTGATCCAGGACATTCCACTTCCTGGTGCCCAGCCACCCTCCATCCTTAAAAAGACCTCAGCCTATGGACCTCCAACGCGGGCAGTTTCTATACTTCCTCTTCTCGGTCATGGTGTTCCACGTTTGCCCCCTGGCAGAAAACCTCCTGGTCCTCCCCCTGGCCCACCACCTCCTCAAGTCTTGCAAATGTATGGCCGTAAAGTGGGCTTTGCTCTAGATCTTCCCCCTCGTAGGCGGGATGAAGACATGTTGTATAGTCCGGAACTTGCTCAACGGGGTCATGACGAAGATGTTTCCAGCACCAGTGAAGATGATGGGTATCCTGAGGACATGGATCAAGATAAGCATGATGACAGTACTGATGACAGCGACACTGACAGATCAGATGGAGAAAGTGAAGGGGATGAATTTGTGCACCGTGATGATAATGAAAGAgacaacaatgaagaaaaaaagtcaggTCTGAGTGTAAGATTTGCAGATATGCCtggaaaatcaaggaagaaaaagaagaacatgaaGGAGCTGACTCCTCTTCAAGCCATGATGCTTCGAATGGCAGGTCAGGAAATCCCAGAGGAGGGACGAGAAGTAGAAGAATTTTCAGaggatgatgatgaagatgattcTGATGATTCTGAAGCGGAAAAGCAATCACAGAAACAGCATAAAGAGGAATCTCTTTCTGATGGCACATCTGCTGCCTCTTCACAGCAGCAAGCTCCCCCACAGTCTGTTCCTCCTTCTCAGATACAAGCACCTCCCATGCCAGGACCACCTCCTCTTGGACCACCCCCTGCTCCACCTTTACGGCCACCTGGACCACCTACTGGCCTTCCTCCTGGACCACCTCCAGGAGCTCCTCCATTCCTGAGACCACCTGGAATGCCAGGGCTCCGAGGGCCTTTACCCCGACTTTTACCTCCAGGCCCACCCCCAGGCCGGCCCCCTGGTCCTCCCCCAGGTCCACCTCCAGGTCTGCCTCCTGGCCCTCCTCCTCGGGGACCCCCACCAAGGCTACCTCCCCCTGCGCCTCCAGGTATCCCTCCACCCCGTCCTGGCATGATGCGCCCACCTTTGGTGCCTCCACTTGGACCTGCCCCACCTGGGCTTTTCCCACCAGC GAACCCGGGGGTTCTAAGTGCTCCACCCAACTTGATTCAGCGACCCAAGGCGGATGATACAAGCGCAGCCACCATTGAGAAGAAAGCCACCGCAACCATCAGTGCCAAGCCACAGATCACCAATCCCAAGGCAGAGATTACTCGATTCGTGCCCACTGCGTTGAGGGTACGTCGGGAGAATAAAGGGGCCGCTGCTGCTCCCCAAAGAAAGTCAGAGGATGATTCTGCTGTGCCTCTTGCCAAAGCAGCCCCCAAATCTGGTCCATCTGTCCCAGTCTCAGTGCAAACTAAGGATGATGTTTATGAAGCTttcatgaaagaaatggaagggctACTGTGA